A window from Pokkaliibacter sp. MBI-7 encodes these proteins:
- a CDS encoding arginine deiminase-related protein: MPVTVPHTAVVRPQPDPQTTHQVLMVRPARFTANPETLSSNAFQHPAGDAVMVQVSALEEFDAYAEQLRRAGIQVTVIADCHEPHTPDAIFPNNWFSTHTDGTLVLYPMEAANRRLERRPAIIGQLQQQFQVHSVLDLSPFELQGKYLEGTGSLVLDRQQRIAYLCASSRSHQQVLNVYCEALGYRACWFNATDAAGKAIYHTNVMMNVGSQLAVVCLDAIRDAGQQAMVQRTLADSGKTVLPISLAQNAHFAGNMLELRNRQGLPVFALSRRAWQSLSPLQQQVLAAQGELVIATLDTIETQGGGGARCMLAELFLSRRQGAAA; the protein is encoded by the coding sequence ATGCCCGTCACTGTCCCTCATACCGCTGTAGTACGCCCGCAGCCCGATCCGCAAACCACACATCAGGTGCTGATGGTGCGACCTGCGCGCTTCACCGCCAACCCGGAAACCCTGAGCAGCAACGCATTTCAGCACCCCGCCGGGGATGCTGTCATGGTGCAGGTCTCGGCGCTGGAAGAGTTTGACGCCTACGCAGAACAACTGCGTCGTGCCGGTATTCAGGTCACCGTGATTGCAGACTGTCACGAGCCGCACACACCCGATGCCATCTTCCCCAACAACTGGTTCAGCACTCACACCGATGGCACGCTGGTGCTCTACCCGATGGAGGCGGCCAATCGCCGTCTGGAGCGGCGCCCGGCCATTATCGGGCAGCTGCAGCAGCAGTTTCAGGTGCACAGCGTGCTCGACCTCAGCCCCTTTGAGCTGCAGGGCAAGTATCTGGAAGGCACCGGTTCGCTGGTGCTGGACCGCCAGCAGCGCATTGCCTATCTCTGTGCGTCGTCGCGCAGCCATCAGCAGGTGCTGAACGTCTACTGTGAAGCACTGGGCTACCGCGCCTGCTGGTTCAATGCCACCGATGCTGCAGGCAAGGCGATTTATCACACTAACGTGATGATGAATGTTGGCAGCCAGCTGGCGGTGGTCTGTCTGGACGCTATCCGCGATGCCGGGCAGCAAGCGATGGTGCAGCGGACACTGGCAGACAGCGGCAAAACCGTGCTGCCCATCAGTCTGGCGCAGAATGCCCACTTTGCCGGCAATATGCTGGAGCTGCGTAATCGGCAGGGCCTGCCGGTGTTTGCCCTGTCACGCCGGGCATGGCAGTCCCTCAGCCCGCTGCAGCAGCAGGTGCTGGCTGCACAGGGTGAGCTGGTCATCGCCACACTGGATACCATTGAAACACAGGGCGGGGGCGGCGCCCGCTGCATGCTGGCCGAACTCTTCCTCAGCCGCCGGCAAGGAGCGGCAGCATGA
- a CDS encoding zinc ABC transporter substrate-binding protein, which yields MSKPLLMLSTGLLYSALALVSQSTLAATSAPEIKVVASFSILADVVRQVGGSHVQVTSLVPANGDPHEFEPSPADAKALKEARVTFLSGEGLENWFSRLAKASGSNQQPVVVSDGLTTHTFEEDGKQVTDPHVWNSIPNVLHWVSNIEQALAKADPADAADYKANAERYSAQLKMLDGQIRAELGTIPADKRKVLTSHDAFGYYSLEYGVSFLSPQGLSTETEASASDVAKLIEQIRQDGIKVYFFENSNDPRLIKQIADATGAQPGGELYPESLSDASGPAPSYLKMMSYNTEQILKTLKP from the coding sequence ATGTCCAAACCCTTGCTGATGCTATCCACCGGCCTGCTGTATTCAGCGCTTGCACTGGTCAGCCAGAGCACACTGGCGGCCACGTCGGCGCCGGAAATCAAAGTGGTCGCGAGCTTTTCCATTCTGGCCGATGTGGTCAGGCAGGTTGGCGGCAGCCATGTGCAGGTCACCAGTCTGGTGCCTGCCAATGGTGATCCCCATGAGTTCGAGCCTTCTCCCGCCGATGCCAAAGCACTGAAAGAGGCCAGGGTCACCTTCCTCAGCGGTGAAGGTCTGGAAAACTGGTTCAGCCGTCTGGCCAAAGCCTCGGGCAGTAACCAGCAGCCAGTGGTGGTGTCCGATGGCCTGACGACCCATACCTTTGAAGAGGACGGCAAACAGGTTACCGACCCCCACGTCTGGAACAGCATTCCCAACGTGCTGCACTGGGTCAGCAATATCGAACAGGCGCTGGCCAAGGCGGATCCGGCGGATGCCGCCGACTACAAAGCCAATGCCGAGCGTTACAGTGCGCAGCTGAAAATGCTGGATGGGCAGATTCGTGCCGAGCTGGGCACCATTCCGGCAGACAAGCGCAAGGTGCTGACCAGCCATGATGCCTTCGGCTATTACAGCCTGGAGTACGGTGTGAGCTTCCTGTCGCCGCAGGGCCTGTCGACCGAGACCGAAGCCTCCGCCAGCGATGTGGCCAAGCTGATTGAGCAGATCCGACAGGATGGTATTAAGGTGTACTTCTTCGAGAACTCCAACGATCCCCGCCTGATCAAACAGATTGCCGACGCCACCGGCGCGCAACCCGGCGGTGAGCTGTATCCTGAATCGCTGTCAGATGCATCGGGCCCGGCCCCCAGCTATCTGAAAATGATGAGCTACAACACCGAGCAGATTCTGAAAACGCTTAAACCGTAA
- a CDS encoding 2OG-Fe(II) oxygenase, translating into MPLQLAMPVDNVAPTASALARYDWPSLLQQLDSRGFAVLPGLLDHFSCDAMTMLYQHEAAFRSRVIMARHGFGQGEYQYFSYPLPAIVQQLRHHLYPLLQPLANQWALRLGQPSRFPPEHPQFITQCHQAGQSRPTPLLLRYGPGDYNCLHQDLYGEQIFPLQLAVLLSAPEVDFQGGEFVLTEQRPRMQSRVQVVALNKGDGVMFAVSSRPVAGSRGNYRAAMRHGVSEVTAGNRYTLGIIFHDAQ; encoded by the coding sequence ATGCCGCTTCAGCTTGCCATGCCTGTGGATAATGTTGCCCCTACCGCCTCAGCCCTTGCTCGTTATGACTGGCCCTCCCTGTTGCAGCAACTGGACTCACGGGGCTTTGCCGTGCTGCCCGGCCTGCTTGACCACTTCAGCTGCGATGCCATGACCATGCTTTATCAGCATGAAGCCGCTTTTCGCAGCCGGGTCATCATGGCCCGCCACGGCTTTGGCCAAGGTGAATACCAGTATTTCAGTTACCCGCTGCCAGCCATCGTGCAGCAGTTACGCCACCATCTGTATCCCCTGCTGCAACCGCTGGCCAATCAGTGGGCCCTGCGCCTCGGGCAACCTTCACGGTTTCCGCCTGAGCACCCGCAGTTCATTACGCAATGCCATCAGGCTGGCCAGTCGCGCCCCACACCGCTGCTGTTGCGCTATGGTCCGGGTGACTATAACTGCCTGCATCAGGACCTGTACGGTGAACAGATATTCCCGCTGCAGCTGGCGGTATTACTGTCTGCACCTGAAGTGGATTTTCAGGGTGGGGAATTTGTGCTGACGGAGCAACGCCCGCGCATGCAGTCACGGGTGCAGGTCGTAGCGCTGAATAAAGGTGACGGGGTGATGTTTGCCGTCAGCAGCAGACCGGTCGCGGGCAGCCGCGGAAATTACCGGGCAGCCATGCGCCACGGCGTCAGCGAAGTCACGGCAGGCAACCGCTATACACTGGGCATTATCTTTCACGATGCGCAGTAG
- a CDS encoding Rieske 2Fe-2S domain-containing protein, which translates to MQQQLDQLQERVRSAVVADAEQGIYRCNRAIFTDQALFELEMKYLFEGNWVYLAHESQIADNGDYFTTHIGRQPVVITRDAKGQLNALLNTCSHRGATLCRHKRGNKTSFTCPFHGWTFNNGGKLLKARDQKKGGYPESFNTDGSHDLKRVARFESYRGFLFGSLNPDVMPLTEYLGESTKVIDNIVDQAPEGLEILRGSSSYTYDGNWKLTAENGADGYHVGTVHWNYLSTMGHRNYDKGGTEAVDARSWSAKGGFYSFENGHMMLWTRLLNPSVRPVYSQRERLQQTFGEARADLMVNQTRNLCLYPNVYLMDQFSTQIRVLRPLAVDKTEITIYCFAPKGESAENRRRRIRQYEDFFNVSGMGTPDDLEEFRGCQQGYSAAGLPWNDMSRGAVHWIDGADEDARSIDLKPLMSGACPEDEGLYVHHHLHWRDEMLQAIASERSRLIATDSESTRGEEV; encoded by the coding sequence ATGCAACAGCAACTCGATCAATTGCAAGAGCGCGTACGCAGTGCCGTCGTGGCCGATGCCGAGCAGGGGATTTACCGCTGCAACCGGGCCATTTTCACCGATCAGGCACTGTTTGAGCTGGAGATGAAATACCTCTTTGAGGGCAACTGGGTCTATCTGGCTCACGAAAGCCAGATTGCCGACAACGGCGATTACTTCACCACCCATATTGGCCGTCAGCCGGTGGTCATTACCCGTGACGCCAAGGGCCAGCTCAATGCGCTGCTCAACACCTGCTCTCATCGCGGTGCCACACTGTGCCGCCACAAGCGCGGCAACAAGACCTCTTTCACCTGCCCCTTCCATGGCTGGACCTTCAACAACGGTGGCAAGCTGCTCAAGGCGCGCGACCAGAAAAAAGGCGGCTACCCTGAAAGCTTCAACACCGATGGCTCCCACGATCTCAAACGGGTTGCACGCTTCGAGTCATACCGCGGCTTTCTGTTCGGCAGCCTCAATCCCGATGTGATGCCGCTGACAGAGTATCTGGGCGAATCCACCAAGGTGATCGACAACATTGTTGATCAGGCACCCGAAGGTCTGGAGATTCTGCGCGGCAGCTCATCCTACACCTATGACGGAAACTGGAAGCTGACGGCGGAGAACGGCGCCGATGGCTATCATGTCGGCACGGTGCACTGGAATTATCTGTCGACCATGGGCCACCGCAATTATGACAAGGGCGGCACCGAAGCAGTGGACGCCCGCAGCTGGTCAGCAAAGGGAGGGTTCTACTCCTTTGAAAACGGCCACATGATGCTGTGGACCCGTCTGCTCAACCCCAGCGTGCGGCCGGTCTACAGCCAGCGCGAACGCCTGCAGCAGACATTCGGCGAAGCCCGCGCTGACCTGATGGTCAACCAGACCCGCAACCTGTGCCTGTATCCCAATGTCTACCTGATGGACCAGTTCTCCACCCAGATCCGGGTGCTGCGTCCGCTTGCTGTCGACAAGACGGAAATCACCATCTATTGCTTCGCGCCCAAAGGGGAGTCGGCAGAGAACCGCCGTCGCCGTATCCGCCAGTACGAAGACTTCTTTAACGTCAGTGGCATGGGCACACCGGATGATCTGGAAGAGTTCCGTGGCTGTCAGCAGGGCTACAGCGCAGCGGGCCTGCCATGGAATGACATGAGCCGTGGGGCAGTGCACTGGATTGACGGTGCCGATGAAGATGCCCGGTCTATTGATCTGAAACCGCTGATGAGCGGCGCCTGCCCGGAAGATGAAGGGCTGTATGTGCACCATCACCTGCACTGGCGCGATGAGATGCTGCAGGCCATTGCCAGCGAACGCAGCCGGCTGATTGCTACAGACAGCGAGTCCACCCGCGGTGAGGAGGTATGA
- a CDS encoding ABC transporter ATP-binding protein yields the protein MSALVLDDITVAYQRHPAVHHISGEFASGSLTAIAGPNGAGKSTLLKAIMGEVPLASGRIHYGLHQQRDIGYLPQAAAIDRQFPLTVADTVIMGAWRTLGVHRAVTQDVAEQARNALQAVGLAGFEQRPIGSLSAGQFQRVLFARLLLQDAPIVVLDEPFTAIDSRTTHDLLQVILGWHRQGRTVIAVLHDFEQVRQHFPSTLLLAREAIGWGDTSAVMSRDNLTRAKAMAEAWDEGANVCQPEVSA from the coding sequence ATGAGTGCGCTGGTTCTCGATGACATCACCGTCGCCTATCAGCGTCATCCGGCGGTGCACCATATCAGCGGCGAATTCGCCAGCGGTAGCCTGACGGCCATTGCCGGACCGAACGGCGCCGGCAAATCGACCCTGCTGAAGGCCATCATGGGTGAAGTGCCACTGGCCAGCGGCAGGATTCACTACGGCCTGCATCAGCAGCGCGATATCGGCTATCTGCCGCAGGCCGCCGCCATTGACCGGCAGTTTCCGCTGACCGTGGCGGACACTGTGATCATGGGAGCCTGGCGCACACTGGGCGTCCACCGTGCGGTGACGCAGGACGTGGCTGAACAGGCGCGCAATGCCCTGCAGGCCGTGGGGCTGGCCGGTTTTGAGCAGCGCCCTATCGGTTCGCTGTCGGCAGGCCAGTTCCAGCGCGTGCTGTTTGCCCGCCTGCTACTGCAGGATGCGCCGATTGTGGTGCTGGATGAGCCCTTCACCGCCATCGACAGCCGCACCACCCACGATTTGCTGCAGGTCATTCTGGGCTGGCACCGTCAGGGCCGCACCGTGATTGCGGTGCTGCACGACTTTGAACAGGTCCGTCAGCACTTCCCCTCGACCCTGCTGCTGGCCCGCGAAGCCATTGGCTGGGGTGATACATCCGCCGTGATGAGCCGCGATAACCTGACCCGCGCCAAGGCCATGGCCGAAGCCTGGGATGAAGGGGCCAACGTCTGCCAGCCGGAGGTATCGGCATGA
- a CDS encoding metal ABC transporter permease encodes MSLHELLISPFADYGFMRRALVATLALGLGAAPIGVLLMLRRMSLVGDAMSHAVLPGAALGFMFAGGLSLLWMGLGALLAGLLVAVLSGIISRTTVLKEDASFASFYLVSLALGVLLISLRGSNIDLLHVLFGTILAIDSPALCLIAGITSLTLLVLAVVYRPLVMECFDPGFLRAVGGRGPWYHLLFLLLVVLNLVAGFQTLGTLMAVGMMMLPAVIAQLWARTLGAMLLIATLSAALSGYLGLLLSYHLNLASGPCIILTAALLYGLSLLFAPSGALRRFFPLPHLRN; translated from the coding sequence ATGAGCCTGCACGAGTTGCTGATTTCGCCCTTTGCCGATTACGGTTTTATGCGCCGCGCGCTGGTCGCCACCCTGGCGCTGGGCCTCGGCGCCGCTCCCATCGGGGTGCTGCTGATGCTACGGCGCATGAGTCTGGTAGGCGATGCCATGAGCCATGCCGTACTGCCCGGTGCGGCGCTGGGATTTATGTTCGCCGGTGGGCTGTCGCTGCTGTGGATGGGGCTCGGCGCACTGTTAGCCGGGCTGCTGGTGGCGGTGCTGTCAGGCATCATCAGCCGTACCACGGTGCTGAAGGAAGATGCCTCCTTCGCCAGTTTCTATCTGGTCTCGCTGGCGCTCGGCGTGCTGCTGATCTCGCTGCGCGGCTCCAATATCGATCTGCTGCATGTGCTGTTCGGCACTATTCTGGCCATTGACAGCCCCGCCCTGTGCCTGATTGCAGGCATCACCAGCCTGACTCTGCTGGTGCTTGCCGTGGTCTACCGGCCGCTGGTGATGGAATGTTTCGACCCCGGCTTTTTGCGTGCAGTGGGTGGCCGTGGCCCCTGGTATCACCTGCTGTTTCTGCTGCTGGTGGTGCTCAATCTGGTGGCCGGTTTTCAGACCCTCGGCACCCTGATGGCCGTCGGCATGATGATGCTGCCAGCAGTGATTGCCCAGCTGTGGGCGCGTACGCTGGGGGCGATGCTGCTGATTGCCACTCTGTCTGCAGCGCTGTCGGGCTACCTTGGGCTGCTGCTGTCTTATCACCTGAATCTGGCCTCCGGCCCCTGCATCATCCTGACCGCGGCGCTGCTATATGGCCTGTCGCTGCTGTTCGCCCCGTCCGGCGCCCTGCGCCGCTTCTTCCCACTTCCCCACCTGCGTAACTGA
- the astA gene encoding arginine N-succinyltransferase: MMFVRPVARGDMQALLKLASKTGVGFTSLQPDESKIRERLLRAEATLRGELEPADQGYLFALEDSASGKVVGICGIEVAVGLKEPWYNFRLGKLSQMSRELGVNQQLDVLFLSNDHAGYSELCTLFLDPDWRHSRNGQLLSKSRLLFIAAFRQRFARKLVAEMRGVSDEQGNSPFWEGVGRHFFNIDFARADYLTGIGEKTFIAELMPRFPVYIPLLVSSAQQAIGKVHPHTTPARAMLEAEGLRYEGYVDIFDGGATLEAYIDELRIVRDSRLYRCKHRDDVPFGKATQPYLLSNESECGFRVILAELPSALETLPLTSSQLLTLGIEPGAMVRSVPLSPC, from the coding sequence ATGATGTTCGTTCGCCCAGTTGCTCGCGGTGATATGCAGGCGCTGCTGAAACTGGCCAGCAAGACCGGCGTCGGTTTTACCTCACTGCAGCCAGATGAAAGCAAAATCCGTGAGCGGCTGTTACGGGCCGAAGCCACGCTGCGTGGCGAGCTGGAGCCCGCCGATCAGGGCTATCTGTTCGCCCTCGAAGACAGCGCCAGTGGCAAGGTAGTGGGGATCTGCGGTATTGAGGTCGCGGTGGGCCTGAAGGAACCCTGGTACAACTTCCGCCTCGGTAAACTGAGCCAGATGTCGCGTGAGCTGGGGGTCAATCAGCAGCTGGACGTGCTATTTCTGTCCAACGATCATGCCGGTTACAGCGAACTCTGTACCCTGTTCCTCGACCCGGACTGGCGCCACAGCCGTAATGGTCAGCTGCTGTCGAAGTCGCGCCTGCTGTTTATCGCAGCGTTTCGCCAGCGCTTTGCCCGCAAGCTGGTGGCAGAAATGCGCGGTGTGTCCGATGAACAGGGCAATTCGCCGTTCTGGGAAGGCGTCGGCCGCCATTTCTTCAATATCGACTTTGCCCGCGCCGACTACCTGACCGGCATCGGTGAAAAGACCTTTATTGCCGAGCTGATGCCGCGCTTTCCGGTGTATATCCCGTTACTGGTCAGCAGTGCCCAACAGGCCATCGGCAAGGTGCACCCGCACACCACGCCGGCCCGCGCGATGCTGGAGGCAGAAGGTCTGCGCTACGAAGGCTATGTGGATATCTTCGATGGCGGTGCCACGCTGGAAGCCTATATCGATGAGCTGCGCATCGTCCGTGACAGCCGTCTGTATCGCTGTAAGCACCGTGACGATGTGCCATTCGGCAAGGCAACACAGCCTTATCTGCTGAGCAATGAGTCCGAGTGTGGCTTCCGCGTCATTCTGGCGGAGCTGCCCTCGGCGCTGGAGACGCTGCCCCTGACCTCATCGCAGCTGCTGACCCTGGGTATTGAGCCGGGTGCCATGGTCAGGAGTGTGCCGCTTAGTCCGTGCTGA
- a CDS encoding LysR family transcriptional regulator, which produces MELRHLRYFCAVAEELNLTRAAERLHIAQPPLTRQIRQLEEEMGVLLFNREARGLSLTPAGQFFLERARQILAKVQGSMADTRKVAAHGKRIFAIGFVPSVFYGQLPSLIKRLRQHGDIEIVLHEMTTQEQVTALKTGRIDIGFGRLRIEDNEVDQELLFDEPIIAAVPADHPLATTQPTLTELARHPLILFPSNPGRSFADIVLGLFHRRCLSVNVIQQVNDLQTALGLVASDMGFTLVPEQVKRVHRDGIAFIPLGESNITTPIMCCRRKEPAGDIMLLVNEILEELVDNRRSGRYP; this is translated from the coding sequence ATGGAGTTACGTCATCTTCGCTACTTCTGTGCCGTTGCCGAAGAACTCAACCTGACCCGCGCCGCCGAGCGTCTGCATATCGCCCAGCCACCACTGACCCGGCAGATCCGTCAGCTGGAAGAAGAAATGGGGGTACTGCTGTTCAACCGCGAAGCCCGCGGCTTAAGCCTGACACCGGCCGGGCAGTTCTTTCTGGAGCGGGCACGGCAGATTCTGGCCAAGGTGCAGGGCTCCATGGCCGATACCCGCAAGGTAGCAGCCCACGGTAAACGCATCTTCGCCATCGGCTTCGTGCCTTCGGTGTTCTATGGTCAGCTGCCGTCACTGATCAAGCGTTTGCGCCAGCACGGCGACATTGAAATCGTGCTGCATGAGATGACCACGCAGGAGCAGGTCACCGCCCTGAAAACCGGCCGTATTGATATTGGTTTTGGTCGTCTGCGTATCGAAGACAACGAGGTGGATCAGGAGCTGCTGTTTGATGAACCGATTATCGCTGCCGTTCCGGCCGATCATCCGCTGGCCACCACCCAGCCCACGCTGACTGAGCTAGCCAGGCACCCGCTGATTTTGTTCCCCTCCAATCCCGGTCGCAGCTTTGCCGATATTGTGCTCGGGCTGTTTCATCGGCGTTGCCTGAGCGTCAACGTCATCCAGCAGGTCAATGACCTGCAGACGGCCCTCGGGCTGGTCGCCTCCGATATGGGCTTTACCCTGGTGCCGGAGCAGGTCAAACGTGTACACCGGGATGGCATAGCCTTTATTCCTCTGGGCGAGAGCAATATCACCACGCCCATTATGTGCTGCCGCCGCAAGGAACCCGCTGGTGACATCATGCTGCTGGTCAATGAGATTCTGGAGGAGCTGGTGGATAACCGCCGTTCAGGGCGCTACCCGTAA
- the benB gene encoding benzoate 1,2-dioxygenase small subunit, translating into MSMNYQDIQAFIYREARLLDDREWDQWLACYHPEVEFWMPAWDDDDQLTSDPHSEISLVFYPNRDGLEDRVYRIRTERSGATMPEPRTTHQISNLEVLEADAQQIQLRFNWHTLSHRYRQTSSFFGTSFYTLDLSGGEPLIRRKKVVLNNDYIHQVIDIYQF; encoded by the coding sequence ATGAGCATGAACTATCAGGATATTCAGGCCTTTATCTACCGCGAGGCACGCCTGCTGGATGACCGTGAATGGGATCAGTGGCTTGCCTGCTATCACCCCGAGGTCGAATTCTGGATGCCCGCCTGGGACGATGATGACCAGCTGACCTCTGACCCGCACAGTGAAATTTCACTGGTGTTCTATCCCAATCGGGATGGTCTGGAAGACCGCGTCTACCGCATCAGGACCGAACGCTCCGGCGCTACCATGCCGGAGCCGCGTACCACCCATCAGATCAGTAATCTGGAAGTGCTTGAGGCCGACGCCCAGCAGATCCAGCTGCGTTTCAACTGGCATACCCTCAGCCATCGCTACCGGCAGACCAGCAGCTTTTTTGGCACCTCCTTCTACACCCTCGACCTCAGTGGCGGAGAGCCGCTGATCAGGCGCAAGAAGGTGGTGCTGAACAACGACTACATCCACCAGGTCATCGACATCTATCAGTTTTAA
- the benD gene encoding benzoate diol dehydrogenase BenD produces the protein MTMTSRPRFAGKVMMITGAAQGIGLRSAERAASEGARLVLVDRADHIHTVAAQLEQQGTEVLALQADLETWEGASDIMAQAKARFGRLDVLINNIGGTIWAKPYEHYQPEQIEKEVRRSLFPTLWCCRAVLPLMLEQQGGAIVNVSSVATRGVNRVPYAAAKGGVNALTVALAFEYAEYGIRVNATAPGGTEAPPRLTPRNNEVPTAQEQQWYQQLIDQTVQTSLMHRYGTLDEQAAAILFLASDDASYITGTILPVAGGDLG, from the coding sequence ATGACTATGACGTCCCGCCCCCGCTTCGCCGGCAAGGTCATGATGATTACCGGTGCCGCGCAGGGTATTGGCCTGCGCAGTGCTGAACGGGCTGCCAGTGAAGGTGCCCGTCTGGTGCTGGTGGATCGCGCTGATCATATTCACACCGTCGCTGCCCAGTTAGAGCAACAGGGCACTGAGGTGCTGGCGCTGCAGGCGGATCTGGAAACCTGGGAAGGGGCCAGCGACATCATGGCGCAGGCTAAAGCACGTTTCGGCCGGCTGGATGTGCTGATCAACAACATTGGCGGCACCATCTGGGCCAAACCCTATGAGCATTACCAGCCGGAACAGATCGAGAAGGAAGTGCGGCGTTCGCTGTTCCCCACCCTCTGGTGCTGCCGGGCCGTCTTACCCCTGATGCTGGAGCAGCAGGGCGGTGCCATCGTCAATGTCTCCTCGGTGGCGACCCGTGGCGTCAACCGCGTGCCCTATGCGGCAGCCAAGGGCGGCGTCAATGCACTGACCGTAGCGCTGGCATTTGAGTACGCCGAGTACGGCATTCGCGTCAACGCCACTGCGCCCGGTGGCACCGAAGCGCCGCCGCGACTGACTCCGCGTAACAATGAGGTACCGACGGCACAGGAGCAGCAGTGGTATCAGCAGCTGATCGACCAGACCGTACAGACCAGCCTGATGCACCGCTACGGTACGCTGGATGAACAGGCCGCTGCCATTCTGTTTCTGGCCTCTGACGACGCCAGCTATATCACCGGTACGATACTGCCGGTCGCCGGTGGTGATCTGGGGTAA
- the benC gene encoding benzoate 1,2-dioxygenase electron transfer component BenC yields the protein MSYTIALNFEDGVTRFIACNAGETVLDAAYRHKINLPMDCSDGVCGTCKCHCEQGQFDMGEEYLEDALTEDEAAAGKVLTCQMVPSSDCVVAVPAASTLCKTAPEPFAGTVSAVNAPSDTTLELFIQAEKSVAFLPGQYVSIQVPGSQGMRAYSFSSRPGSAELSFLIRNVPGGLMSGYLSERARVGDQLTLTGPMGSFYLRPVQRPVLMLAGGTGLAPFLAMLKLLAEQGCEQPVHLIYGVTRDMDLVCVDALAAMAAQHGWFSYATCVADADSDHPRKGYVTQHMEGAALNDGAVDVYLCGPPPMVDAVTGWFRQQGIQPASFHYEKFAASAAPAQEKIA from the coding sequence ATGAGCTACACCATTGCTCTCAATTTCGAGGACGGGGTGACCCGTTTCATTGCCTGCAACGCTGGCGAAACCGTACTGGATGCGGCTTATCGCCATAAGATCAATCTGCCCATGGACTGCTCTGATGGCGTCTGCGGCACCTGCAAATGCCATTGTGAGCAGGGTCAGTTCGACATGGGGGAAGAGTATCTGGAAGACGCCCTGACTGAGGACGAAGCCGCCGCAGGCAAGGTGCTGACCTGCCAGATGGTGCCTTCATCCGATTGTGTGGTGGCCGTCCCTGCCGCATCCACCCTGTGCAAGACGGCCCCGGAGCCTTTCGCCGGTACGGTCTCCGCGGTTAACGCCCCTTCGGATACCACGCTGGAGCTGTTTATTCAGGCAGAAAAGTCAGTGGCGTTTCTGCCCGGTCAGTACGTCAGCATTCAGGTGCCCGGCAGTCAGGGCATGCGGGCCTATTCTTTCAGCTCCCGGCCCGGCAGTGCCGAGCTGAGCTTTCTGATTCGCAATGTGCCCGGCGGGCTGATGAGTGGCTATCTCAGTGAGCGGGCCAGAGTGGGTGATCAGCTGACGCTGACCGGGCCGATGGGCAGCTTCTATTTGCGCCCGGTGCAGCGCCCGGTGCTGATGCTGGCGGGGGGGACCGGGCTGGCACCGTTCCTGGCGATGCTAAAGCTGCTGGCGGAGCAGGGCTGTGAGCAGCCGGTGCACCTGATCTACGGCGTCACCCGCGATATGGATCTGGTCTGTGTCGATGCACTGGCGGCCATGGCCGCGCAGCATGGCTGGTTCAGCTATGCCACCTGCGTGGCGGATGCCGACAGCGACCACCCGCGCAAGGGCTACGTCACCCAGCATATGGAAGGCGCTGCCCTCAATGACGGCGCGGTGGATGTTTATCTCTGCGGTCCACCACCGATGGTGGATGCGGTCACCGGCTGGTTCCGTCAGCAGGGGATTCAGCCTGCCTCCTTCCACTACGAGAAGTTTGCCGCCAGTGCGGCCCCGGCACAGGAGAAAATCGCATGA